The window GCAAAATTTGTTTACCTGTCCCTTCCATGTAGCCGAGTAACCGCTCTCTATCACCCACGGAAATTGAACCGTGCGACTCCAGCAGAGCACGCGCTGTCTCTAATGCCTCAATATCCCCCGCTTCCTGATATTGACGTCGTAGTGAGAGATAGAGCTTGCTCTGTTTTTTGCCAAGATTTCGCAAGGCGGTCTGAACTCGTTGTTCAAAGTCCGGTTCTCGCCCATACAAATGATTGAAGCGCCGCGCGATTTCTCGGCACATCTCGATATGCGGCACCTGATCCGCCCCCACCGGAACATGTTTTGCTCGATATACCAAAATATCAGCGGCTTGGAGCAGTGGATAGCCCAAAAAACCGTAGGTTTGCAGATCTCTGTCCTTCAATTTTTCCTGTTGCTCTTTATAAGTCGGAACACGTTCAAGCCAACTGAGAGGCGTCATCATAGACAATAGCAAATGCAATTCCGCGTGCTCTACCACGTGCGATTGGATGAATATGGTCGACAGCCCCGGATTGACCCCTGCGGCCAACCAATCAATGACCATATCCCACGCTGACTGCTGAATTTCTGACGGATCTTCGTAATGCGTTGTCAGTGCATGCCAGT is drawn from Gammaproteobacteria bacterium and contains these coding sequences:
- a CDS encoding tryptophan--tRNA ligase: MSTNDRVLSGMRPSGRLHLGHYHGVLKNWVALQNEYDCFFCVVDWHALTTHYEDPSEIQQSAWDMVIDWLAAGVNPGLSTIFIQSHVVEHAELHLLLSMMTPLSWLERVPTYKEQQEKLKDRDLQTYGFLGYPLLQAADILVYRAKHVPVGADQVPHIEMCREIARRFNHLYGREPDFEQRVQTALRNLGKKQSKLYLSLRRQYQEAGDIEALETARALLESHGSISVGDRERLLGYMEGTGKQILPEPEALLTPFSKMPGLDGQKMSKSYNNTISLRESPEEIERKIRTMPTDPARVRRTDPGDPENCPVWQFHQIYSSDEVKDWVQTGCKTAGIGCVECKRPVIDGICQELKPLQERAKYYESQPELVRNIVFEGAEKARAVARETMEEVREAMGLNYR